A region of Cucumis melo cultivar AY chromosome 2, USDA_Cmelo_AY_1.0, whole genome shotgun sequence DNA encodes the following proteins:
- the LOC103492232 gene encoding light-inducible protein CPRF2-like codes for MMDRVLFSVDGISDQFWPSPDPPKESSKLNRSASEWSFRRFLQEAASVSDSSISPPPASPSNAVEVKESGEKLKRNWEKQSIRNNGEIEEERMKSSGGDSEEYRAFLKSKLNLACAAVALCRGSFRKNQDSCASSTLAQNESQASASHLPSQSPSKGISCSPCVQKKDGIQVSSANISSSREQTDEEDDVEGENDMNEQMDPASAKRIRRMLSNRESARRSRKRKQAHLTELETKVAELRLENSTLLKRFSDISQKYNEAAVNNRVLKADLETLRAKVQMAEETVKRITGTKSMFHAMSEVSSISIQSFEGSPSEISTDAHNSHIADISSANIQKNSPEMATVPRNKMARTASLRRVASLEHLQKRIRGNSSTCHPSGKGDQQ; via the exons ATGATGGACAGAGTATTGTTCTCCGTCGACGGAATCTCCGACCAATTCTGGCCCTCGCCGGACCCGCCGAAGGAATCATCTAAATTGAACCGGAGCGCATCCGAGTGGTCTTTTCGGAGATTTCTTCAAGAAGCTGCCTCCGTATCGGATTCCTCCATTTCTCCGCCTCCTGCTTCACCTTCAAACGCCGTAGAAGTTAAGGAATCTGGAGAGAAATTGAAGCGGAATTGGGAGAAACAGAGTATTCGGAATAATGGTGAAATTGAGGAAGAAAGGATGAAAAGTAGCGGTGGAGATTCGGAGGAGTATCGGGCGTTTCTGAAAAGTAAACTGAATCTGGCGTGTGCGGCGGTGGCTTTGTGTAGA GGATCTTTTAGGAAGAATCAAGATTCTTGTGCAAGTTCCACTTTAGCTCAAAATGAGTCACAAGCCAGTGCCTCACACTTACCATCCCAATCCCCTTCAAAAG GGATTTCTTGCTCACCTTGTGTGCAAAAGAAGGATGGAATTCAAGTCAGCTCAGCAAACATATCATCCTCCAGAGAGCAAactgatgaagaagatgatgttgaAGGAGAAAATGATATGAACGAGCAAATGGATCCTGCATCTGCTAAACGTATTAGAAG AATGCTTTCTAATAGAGAATCAGCTAGACgctcaagaaaaagaaagcaaGCACATTTGACAGAGCTTGAGACAAAG GTTGCTGAATTAAGACTTGAAAATTCAACACTACTGAAGCGTTTCAGTGATATAAGCCAAAAGTACAATGAAGCAGCGGTTAATAACAGAGTTCTGAAAGCTGACCTTGAAACTTTGAGAGCTAAG GTACAGATGGCTGAAGAAACCGTAAAGCGAATCACTGGTACAAAATCTATGTTCCATGCCATGTCAGAAGTATCCTCAATTAGCATCCAATCATTTGAGGGAAGCCCTTCAGAGATCTCAACAGATGCACATAACAGTCATATTGCAGACATTTCTTCTGCAAATATTCAGAAGAATTCACCGGAAATGGCAACCGTACCGAGGAACAAGATGGCAAGAACAGCTTCCTTGCGGCGAGTGGCAAGCTTGGAGCATCTTCAGAAGCGCATCCGAGGGAATTCAAGCACCTGTCATCCATCAGGAAAGGGTGATCAGCAGTAA
- the LOC103492230 gene encoding pentatricopeptide repeat-containing protein At3g18970, whose translation METNATSQMHLAPRLSCINHLSNIRISSLQLLQIHAQFITNGFKSPSPYAKLITHLCKKSSSESIAHAHLIFRHHQHSPNLFLFNTLIRCAPPQYSISIFANWVSTPHFEFDDFTFIFVLGACARAPSVSTLMIGRQIHTHILKRGIVSNIWAQTTMIHFYSTNKDVGSARKVFDEMSVRNSVTWNAMIAGYCSQSGKVSQKYARDALELFRGMLVESTNFEVKPTDTTMVCILSAASHLGMLETGVCVHAYIKKTIDSPEKDVFIGTGLVNMYSKCGLLSSASSVFKQMKQRNVLTWTSMATGLAVHGRGKEALELLDAMGAHGVKPNAVTFTSLLSACCHGGLIEEGLHLFRVMERKFGVVPQMQHYGCIVDLLGRSGHLREAYELILEMPMEPDGVLWRSLLSSCMLHGDVEMGERVGKLLVERQGGESFDDEWCVGSEDFVALSNVYASAERWDDVEALREEMKIKGIENKAGFSSVQTTGSQGLVETLL comes from the coding sequence ATGGAAACGAATGCAACCTCGCAAATGCACCTAGCCCCAAGACTGAGCTGCATCAACCACCTAAGTAACATAAGAATTTCTTCCCTTCAACTTCTACAAATTCATGCCCAATTCATAACCAATGGCTTCAAATCTCCCTCCCCTTACGCCAAACTAATCACCCATTTATGCAAGAAATCTTCCTCAGAATCCATCGCCCACGCCCATTTGATCTTCCGGCACCACCAACACTCTCCAAATCTTTTCCTCTTCAACACTCTCATAAGATGCGCTCCACCTCAATATTCCATCTCCATTTTCGCCAATTGGGTCTCCACCCCCCACTTCGAATTTGACGATTTCACTTTCATTTTCGTGCTTGGAGCTTGCGCGCGAGCCCCATCGGTGTCTACGTTAATGATCGGTAGGCAAATTCATACTCATATTCTTAAACGTGGGATTGTTTCGAACATTTGGGCGCAGACTACTATGATACATTTTTACTCGACTAATAAAGATGTGGGTAGTGCGCGGAAggtgtttgatgaaatgtctgTGAGAAATAGTGTTACTTGGAATGCGATGATTGCAGGGTACTGCTCACAAAGTGGTAAGGTTTCTCAGAAATATGCCCGAGATGCGTTGGAATTGTTTCGGGGGATGTTGGTTGAATCAACGAATTTTGAGGTGAAACCAACGGATACTACAATGGTTTGCATTCTTTCAGCTGCATCTCATCTGGGTATGCTTGAAACCGGTGTCTGTGTTCATGCTTATATCAAGAAGACAATTGATTCCCCTGAAAAAGATGTGTTTATTGGCACTGGCTTGGTTAATATGTACTCAAAATGTGGGCTTCTTAGCAGTGCTTCGTCAGTTTTTAAGCAGATGAAGCAGAGAAACGTTTTGACATGGACATCCATGGCGACAGGACTGGCTGTTCATGGAAGGGGTAAAGAAGCATTGGAGCTATTGGATGCGATGGGAGCTCATGGTGTAAAGCCAAACGCAGTAACTTTCACAAGTTTGCTTTCTGCTTGCTGTCATGGAGGGCTTATTGAAGAGGGGCTCCATTTGTTTCGTGTCATGGAGAGGAAGTTTGGTGTTGTGCCTCAAATGCAGCATTATGGTTGCATTGTTGACCTTCTTGGGCGCTCTGGCCACTTGAGAGAGGCATATGAATTGATACTCGAAATGCCAATGGAACCTGATGGTGTTTTATGGAGGAGTTTGCTGAGTTCTTGTATGCTCCATGGTGATGTTGAAATGGGAGAGAGGGTGGGTAAGTTGCTTGTTGAGAGACAGGGAGGGGAGAGTTTTGATGACGAATGGTGTGTTGGAAGTGAGGACTTTGTAGCTTTGTCAAATGTTTATGCTTCTGCTGAAAGGTGGGACGATGTGGAGGCTTTAAGAGAGGAAATGAAGATCAAAGGGATTGAAAACAAAGCTGGGTTTAGTTCAGTACAAACTACGGGTTCTCAAGGCTTGGTGGAGACTTTATTATAG